The following coding sequences are from one Hymenobacter sp. DG25A window:
- a CDS encoding trypsin-like peptidase domain-containing protein: MKTEADYYELFEAYQQGELDAPTRAELESRLAADPVFARRYADFEELTGTMRAYGHRQATRRKLQAVQAELDAEQAAAAEVRETGIPAMPKVYISPVERKLRDFWSGHRATIAVAASVAVLAVFATLLGIEWWRAAQRPSTYGYTVLRREMDRIKRNQRAINRAITQIDGTKSPEELNPGKFGGTGFALTADGYLVTSYHVIQGADSLMIEGRDRQRYRAEPVFSDAAHDLAILRINDKKFKSFGRLPYSFKRGSADLGERVYTLGYPREDVVFGEGSLSARSGFEGDTGFYQISIPVNPGNSGGPVLDDRGNLIGIISGKQMDVQSAAFATKSSYLMRLVDSLSAASSGPTYNMPRTNQLAGASRAQQVRKLQDYVFVVKVYE; the protein is encoded by the coding sequence ATGAAGACGGAAGCTGACTATTACGAGCTATTTGAAGCCTACCAGCAAGGCGAACTGGACGCGCCCACCCGCGCCGAGCTGGAAAGCCGCCTGGCGGCCGACCCGGTATTTGCGCGCCGCTACGCCGATTTTGAGGAGCTGACGGGCACCATGCGGGCCTATGGCCACCGCCAGGCTACCCGCCGCAAGCTGCAGGCCGTGCAGGCAGAGCTGGATGCCGAGCAGGCCGCGGCCGCCGAAGTACGGGAAACCGGCATCCCTGCCATGCCCAAAGTGTATATCTCGCCGGTAGAGCGCAAGCTGCGTGATTTCTGGAGTGGGCACCGCGCCACTATTGCCGTGGCAGCCTCGGTGGCCGTGCTGGCGGTGTTTGCCACTTTACTCGGAATTGAATGGTGGCGGGCGGCCCAGCGGCCTTCTACCTACGGCTACACAGTGCTGCGCCGGGAAATGGACCGCATCAAGCGCAACCAGCGCGCCATTAACCGGGCTATTACGCAGATAGACGGCACCAAGTCGCCGGAGGAGCTGAACCCCGGCAAGTTTGGCGGTACGGGCTTTGCCCTCACCGCCGATGGCTACCTGGTAACCAGCTACCACGTAATTCAGGGTGCTGACTCGCTGATGATTGAGGGCCGCGACCGGCAGCGCTACCGCGCCGAGCCGGTATTCTCCGATGCAGCCCACGACCTGGCCATTCTGCGCATTAACGACAAGAAATTCAAATCCTTCGGGCGCCTGCCCTACTCCTTCAAGCGCGGCTCTGCTGACCTGGGCGAGCGGGTGTACACGCTGGGCTACCCCCGCGAGGATGTGGTGTTTGGCGAAGGCTCGCTGAGTGCCCGCTCCGGCTTTGAAGGCGACACGGGCTTCTATCAGATTTCTATTCCGGTAAACCCGGGCAACAGCGGCGGCCCGGTGCTGGATGACCGGGGCAACCTGATTGGCATCATCAGCGGCAAGCAGATGGATGTGCAGAGTGCCGCCTTTGCTACCAAGTCCTCTTATCTGATGCGGCTGGTCGACTCACTTTCGGCGGCCAGTTCCGGGCCTACCTACAACATGCCGCGCACCAACCAGCTGGCCGGCGCCTCGCGGGCACAGCAGGTGCGCAAGCTGCAGGACTACGTGTTTGTAGTGAAAGTTTACGAATAG